The following is a genomic window from Alkaliphilus sp. B6464.
AAACCTGAAACCGTTGAATTAAGACAAGCACTCGGAATAAGAAAATCTTCTCTAGTACCAAAGGTTGTTGTACAATATGCAGGGTCAGCTAATACTGCTAAATCAGAATTTAAATCTACTCCTAAGCTTTCTTTAATCTGCTTACAAGCTTCTATCAATACTTTAGTAATAGCACCTTTACCTGTCCATCCATCGATAAACTGCACTTCTTTTCCTGGATGATGCTTTAAAATATAAGCGATCGCATTCTCATCTATGCCCTTACCCCTAATTATAGAAACACTGTAATGTGGCAATTTAATACCATAATTATTTTCTAAGTATCTTTTAATCAATATTCCAATAGGTGTTCCTGCCCTTGCTAAAGAAACTAAAACGATATCCTTCCCTCTATTACTTATAATTTTTTCAGAAACTACAGCTACAGCCAAGGCAACCTTTCTAGCTGATTCGTCTAGGGATTTATGAAATAAATTTATATAATTCTCAGTCGGTTTATATTCAACAGGTAACATTTCAGAATAATGGACCCCAGACTGTATAGCTTCTTCTTTATCTTCTGTATCTGTTTCTATTATAGAATCACTAATGTTTTTTAAAAGAAAAACTACATCATTCTTACTGTAACTTCCAGTAAAGGGCTTGTTCTCTGCCGACAAACAATACACAATAAAAATTTTAGGGATACCTAACATCTTTAATGTACCTACCATAGAGTCTAATCTATTAGGAGAAACTTCCCTTTCTAAAATTAAAAATAGCTCATCATATCCTTCATATGGAATATTATATAAGTAATTTATAACACCCGATCCCCCCGGACTTTCAAAAGAGAATCCATTTTTAGCACCATACTCAGCTTTATTTAATGGATATATAGGACTTCTAGTAGTAGAGTGATATTTAACCCCTTGCCCCATATGGGCTGCTATCATCATTGGAATATACATAAATTCCTCTGTTCCTAAGCATAGTGTTTTATCACCTGTTCTTTTTGAATTAAGTAATTCTCCTATTTTAGCTATTTCGTTACTAATATGGTTTTGCTCACTGCATGATATACCAAATCGCCCTGTTTCTTTTAAATATGGAGTTATATGCTCATTGCCTTCTCCATCAAGAGAAGTATAACTGAGTGGTTTATCAAAATAATCATCTAACATTAAGTATTCTATACTAACATCAGATTCCTCTACACATATTGCTACTTCTTCGTTTTGCTTTATACAATTTATATTTGCACTTCCTTCTATTTCAATATTACCTGACACTAGGGAAATAACTTTAATAGAGATTCCCATATCCCTCTCTATTTCATTAAATTTATTAATATCATCATCGCTTCGCCAGTCCAAAATCGATAATACAGCATAGGTTTTGCGAGGATATTTGCTTTGCAGAGCCTTAATAATATTTAAAATTGTTTTTCCCGTAGTAAGCTCATCATCTATTAATACAATTGGTGCATCTGACTTTAAAACTTCTTCACTTAAACCATAACAATTGTGATCCTTAGCATGGGAATGCTCTTCTTCAAAGGCTATATTAAAATCATTGTTTAAAACTATATCTCTTGTAGTATGGGTATAAAATCCTTTACCTTTAAAATAGCTAAATATCCCTTGGGCTATTCCTGTAGCAGTTTCAGCAAATCCAATAAAAATATTAGGCTCTGGCAATGCATATGGAGTTTGAATTGCTTTTTTGTACATATCTTCACAATTATTCTGATCAATAAAACCACTAACGAGTTCTTTAATCCTAGTCTCATCTTTTATATTGTAAACTTCATCCATATATTTAGTAGCTAATATAAGATTTGCTAATAATGCACTGTAAGGATTAATAGGAATATGCTTTCCTAAAACTTTACTTACAAATAAAAAGCTGCGTTTGGGATTTTTCCGTGCAGCCATAGTAAATAAAGTATTGAGTGGAATATTGTAGTGGTTATCTTTTACTCTAATAATCATATTCAATGCATCAATGATATTATATTCATACTTATTACTTTCTTGACAATAGGTCTTTGTAACATTTGTTTTCATTGTACACCCCATAAATATATGATTTTTTGATTATCTTTTTTGCCCAATTTAAGTGAGGCTTAACTTCATTCATTTTATTTTTATATATGCTACTAACTACACCGTTATTTTCATTTTCATTATATATAATAGCATAGGCATCCATATATTCTTCGTAAGTAACTACTTGAAGTGATTGGATAGGAATTATTTGGCTAGGATGTATTACGGTTTTTCCAAATAATCCGTTTTCTTTATCCAGCTTTCCTTCCCTAATTAATCCTGCTATAGGCTCTTGCAAATAGTAGTTTTCATCATCTGTGTTTTTAGTAAAGTACTCCCATACTGGTCCTGATATTGCATAATTATCTTCATATCTTCCAAATATATTAATAATACTACTTAAACAATCTCTAATAACAGAAATATCATATATCGCATTATTAATATTTCTTCTTATACCAAACAAACTTGAAAAATCAGTTGCTCCAATACGAATATTTAATATTAAGTGTTTATATTTATCGAATAACTCTTTTAAATTTTTAAGATGCTCTAATCTATTATCTAAATATAAAATATCCTTAGTTTCAAGTACAGGCATAGCATATAATGAAGTATTCCATTTACTATTTAGATTTTCTATCTCCTTAAAATAATCTTCTCCATTAATATAAGAAAACTTAGGAATAACAAAACCAGCTAATAGATTTATTTTTTCTCCTAAAGCCAAGGAAATAGATTTAATTTGCTCTAGGTTTCTAACTCTTATAAAAATAAGTGGTACTTCTTCCTTTAATATATTTCCTTCTTTTAACGCATCATCTATTTTTTTTAATTGGATAACTACATTTTTTAATCCATTTTCAACAGTACTATCTCCTATAGAATCTTCAAGGCAAATAATTACAGACATTATACCTTTTATCTTTTTTTCTATAATATCTGCCCCTATTCTATCTCTTATACCTGGCATATATAGTGTTGCTCCGAGGGCATAGGATAATATATCCTTGTCTTCATTTTTTGTAAAATTTTGTGGTTCTTTATAAAAAAGGTCTTTTATTTCTTGCTCTGATAGATAATTAAAATATTTCAACCATAGCCCTTCTTTCATTCGTAATATAATTTTTACAAGGTATACAGCTTAAATCTATATGACTATTTTATATGAAAAGTGAAAATAATAACAGAGTATATTTTCCCAAAGTTTTCAACAAAAAACAGCAAAATATGGCTTTTGGGCATAAGAAAAATGCTATGCTTTTATAATTATATAGGAAAGTATACTTTCTTAGACAATAAAAAAGCCAGTAGGAATATCAAACTCCTCCTACCGACTTATTACTAACCTATCTACTAGCCTACCTGTAATCCATAGTTGGAACAAAGTGCAGCTAGTCCACCTTGAAATCCGCTTCCAACAGCGCTAAACTTCCATTCATTACCATGACGATATATCTCACATACTACTATAGCTGTTTCTATAGAAAATTCCTCTGCTAAATCATATCGTAATACTTCTTCATCAGTATCTTGGTTTACTAAACGAACAAAAGCATTAGATACTTGTCCAAAGTTTTGTGCTCTTTGCAGTGCATCATGTATAGTAACTGTAATAGCAACCTTGTCTACGTGTGCAGGAACTTTGTCAAATTCTATTATAAGTTGTTCGTCATCTCCTTCTCCTTCACCAGTCCTATTATCTCCAGTATGAATAACCGAACCATTGGCTCCCTGTAGGTTGTTATAAAAAATAAAGTCCTTATCATTATTTACTTTTCCATTTGCCCCTACTAAAAAGGCAGAAGCGTCTAAATCAAAGTCATATCCTCCAGAGTATTTGTTTGTATCCCACCCCAACCCTATAATAGCCTTTTTAAGTCCAGGGTTAGTTTTAGTTAAGTCTATTCTTTGACCTTTAGATAAGTTAATTGTCATATAGTACTTCTCCTTCCTATTAAATGATTTTATATAGTTTAGAACTTTTTAATAATTTCTCCCAAGGAAGTGTCTTGGGTCCCCTCTCCAATAGCCCCGAATTTCCACTCGCTACCGTGTCTATATATTTCTCCTACCATCAATGCTGTTTTGCCACCATAGTTTTCTGTTAGATTATATTTGATAAGCTCTTGATTGTTGCTTGAATTAACTACACGGATATAAGCATTTTCGATCATTCCAAAGTCTTGCTTTCGTCTAACACAATCATAAATATTTACAACAAATAGAAGTTTATGTATATTTGCAGGTATTTGGCTAAGTACTGCGATGATCTCCTCGTCATCTCCATCTCCGTCTCCAGTTAAATTATCTCCAGTATGCCACACACTTCCGCAGCTACTTCTTAAATTGCCAAAATATATTAGATTTTTATTTGATACTAATTTATTATTTTCATCCAGCATTAATACAGAAGCGTCACAATCTATTTCAGCCGCCTTGCCACCACCTAAAAGCCCACCAAAAAGTCCACCTTTTTTTTGCTCAACTGGGTCCCAGCCTAGTCCTATCATTATTTGAGATAAGCCAGAATTTCCCTTTGTCAAATCTACTCTTTGTCCCTTTTGTAAACTAATCGCCATATTGCTCCCTCCTCTCCAGTTATTTAATATAAATTAAGTATTGAAATTATTTATATATTTATTTACCTGATGGTATGAATTGTCTAATCCAAGCACCAAAACCTCTAGGATTTCTAGTTTGAATTAGCACTGTTCCAGGACCTCTAAATCTACACACTAAGCTTTCACCAGATGTCCAGCTGGATATCCATCCTGAAGAAGCTTTTTCTATGTTATATTGCATATAGTCTGGCCAAGCTACTAGGTGACTATTATCTATTATTACCTCTTCTCCTGCTTCTAAGTTAATTGGATGTATAGCCCCATAGGAGTTAATAAAAACCGTACCTGTACCACGTACTTTTAGTATAAAGAAACCTTCCCCAGAAAAAAGTCCTCTTGTTAGGTTCTGCATTTGAGTATCAACAGATATAGAGTCTGAAGCTGCTAAAAATCCATCCTTTTGCACACATAGACCGTAGCTTCCATCTAGCTCTACATCTACAATTCCACCTGGAACAGAAGGTGCAAGGAGTGCTTCACCAGGTCCTCTATTTGCCGCAAGAGTTTGAAAGAAAAACTTTTCCCCCGCAAGCATTCTACCTAAACCTTTAAAAAGTCCACCCTCTAGCTTTCCATCTAAATCAATTGTACTTGACATAGACACCATAGCATCGGATTCTGCTTTTATTCTTTCTCCTTTTTGTAAATTTATCTTTACAATTGGAAAAGCGTTTCCATACAAGATTTCATATTTCATTTAATTTTCCCACCTTATTTTTAACTAGTTATTATCCTACATTTACTCCAAAATTCCTACAAAGGGCAAAGAGACCACCTTGGAAACCACTTCCAATAGCATTAAACTTCCATTCACCTTGATGTCTATATAGTTCTCCTACAACTATAGCAGTCTCGATACTAAAATCTTCACCTAAATCGTATCTAATTAATTCCTCTTCATTTTCTTCTTTAAATACACGGATATAAGCATTAGAT
Proteins encoded in this region:
- a CDS encoding phosphoribosyltransferase gives rise to the protein MKTNVTKTYCQESNKYEYNIIDALNMIIRVKDNHYNIPLNTLFTMAARKNPKRSFLFVSKVLGKHIPINPYSALLANLILATKYMDEVYNIKDETRIKELVSGFIDQNNCEDMYKKAIQTPYALPEPNIFIGFAETATGIAQGIFSYFKGKGFYTHTTRDIVLNNDFNIAFEEEHSHAKDHNCYGLSEEVLKSDAPIVLIDDELTTGKTILNIIKALQSKYPRKTYAVLSILDWRSDDDINKFNEIERDMGISIKVISLVSGNIEIEGSANINCIKQNEEVAICVEESDVSIEYLMLDDYFDKPLSYTSLDGEGNEHITPYLKETGRFGISCSEQNHISNEIAKIGELLNSKRTGDKTLCLGTEEFMYIPMMIAAHMGQGVKYHSTTRSPIYPLNKAEYGAKNGFSFESPGGSGVINYLYNIPYEGYDELFLILEREVSPNRLDSMVGTLKMLGIPKIFIVYCLSAENKPFTGSYSKNDVVFLLKNISDSIIETDTEDKEEAIQSGVHYSEMLPVEYKPTENYINLFHKSLDESARKVALAVAVVSEKIISNRGKDIVLVSLARAGTPIGILIKRYLENNYGIKLPHYSVSIIRGKGIDENAIAYILKHHPGKEVQFIDGWTGKGAITKVLIEACKQIKESLGVDLNSDLAVLADPAYCTTTFGTREDFLIPSACLNSTVSGLVSRTVHREDLIGPNDFHGAKFYEEMMDDDVSNIFIDRITEEFSLIQDEIEAEINLHKELSHEVTWKGLKDIEIIQTAFGIEDINLIKPGIGETTRVLLRRVPWKVLVRDYESDNLKHILLLAKDRGVPVEEYPHMTYGCCGLIKPLKE
- a CDS encoding HpcH/HpaI aldolase/citrate lyase family protein, producing MKYFNYLSEQEIKDLFYKEPQNFTKNEDKDILSYALGATLYMPGIRDRIGADIIEKKIKGIMSVIICLEDSIGDSTVENGLKNVVIQLKKIDDALKEGNILKEEVPLIFIRVRNLEQIKSISLALGEKINLLAGFVIPKFSYINGEDYFKEIENLNSKWNTSLYAMPVLETKDILYLDNRLEHLKNLKELFDKYKHLILNIRIGATDFSSLFGIRRNINNAIYDISVIRDCLSSIINIFGRYEDNYAISGPVWEYFTKNTDDENYYLQEPIAGLIREGKLDKENGLFGKTVIHPSQIIPIQSLQVVTYEEYMDAYAIIYNENENNGVVSSIYKNKMNEVKPHLNWAKKIIKKSYIYGVYNENKCYKDLLSRK
- a CDS encoding TerD family protein, which translates into the protein MTINLSKGQRIDLTKTNPGLKKAIIGLGWDTNKYSGGYDFDLDASAFLVGANGKVNNDKDFIFYNNLQGANGSVIHTGDNRTGEGEGDDEQLIIEFDKVPAHVDKVAITVTIHDALQRAQNFGQVSNAFVRLVNQDTDEEVLRYDLAEEFSIETAIVVCEIYRHGNEWKFSAVGSGFQGGLAALCSNYGLQVG
- a CDS encoding TerD family protein; the protein is MAISLQKGQRVDLTKGNSGLSQIMIGLGWDPVEQKKGGLFGGLLGGGKAAEIDCDASVLMLDENNKLVSNKNLIYFGNLRSSCGSVWHTGDNLTGDGDGDDEEIIAVLSQIPANIHKLLFVVNIYDCVRRKQDFGMIENAYIRVVNSSNNQELIKYNLTENYGGKTALMVGEIYRHGSEWKFGAIGEGTQDTSLGEIIKKF
- a CDS encoding TIGR00266 family protein; amino-acid sequence: MKYEILYGNAFPIVKINLQKGERIKAESDAMVSMSSTIDLDGKLEGGLFKGLGRMLAGEKFFFQTLAANRGPGEALLAPSVPGGIVDVELDGSYGLCVQKDGFLAASDSISVDTQMQNLTRGLFSGEGFFILKVRGTGTVFINSYGAIHPINLEAGEEVIIDNSHLVAWPDYMQYNIEKASSGWISSWTSGESLVCRFRGPGTVLIQTRNPRGFGAWIRQFIPSGK